AAGATCGACGCCGTGTTGAGCGGCACCGCAGCGGCGGCCTGATCATGAGCGCCAAGCAGCCCAGCGAGCTTCTGTACGATTCCGAAGCGACGCTTCGACTGGTCGACACCGCGATCCACGATATGGGGGATCTCGATGGTGAAGGCCCCCCATCCCTCGAACAGCGAGTGCGCGCGGCCATGACCCAGCCACAGGGGACCTCCATCGGACTCATCGGGCTCTCCGATCTCCTCGCGCGTGGCTACGCCGAGATTCTCGGCGTCCTCGATTCGTTGCGGCAGAGCCGGCACCTCCTCGAACGCGCCGCGGTCGAGAAGATCCAGCACACGCATGACAAACTGCGCGAAGTCTCCAACGCCACCGAGACCGCCGCCACCGACATCCTGAATGGCCTCGATCGCGCCAACATGATGGTCGATGACCTCGACGCCTACGCCGGCGAGCACGGGGAACCCGATGACCGGGCCAGCATGATTCGCGCATCGCTGCGCGATGAACTGTTCGCCCTCATGGGGCACATGCAGTTCCAGGACATCACCAGCCAGCAGCTCAACTACGCCTCCGCGGTCCTGACCGAGATGGAGACGCGGCTCGCGAACATCGCGCACGCGTTCGACCCCGCCGTCTTCGGCGTCGTCAGCCCCGACGCCCCGGCGCCCAGCGCCGCCACCGGTCCGGTGACCTTCGACCCCAATGCCTCGACGCAGAACCGCGCCGAGCGCCAGGCGGTCGCCGACGAGATCGTCGCCACCAAGGCGATCGCCTAGCACGGCGATCGCCGGATAGGACGATCGCCCAGTTGGGAGATCGGCCGGCACGACGTCGCCCCTTCGCATCGCGCCATCGCCCCACGGGGCGGTGGCGCTTTTCGCTTGTTAGGGGATGGCCGCCCGGGGGGTCAAGAAGCGCACAACGGCGGCCGACACTTCGAGGTGGCAGTCCGCGGCCGTCTCGCTCCGCCGGACGTGCGCCACTCTCCTCTTCACGACTCGCTTCCCGTGCCGTCGCACTCGCTCAACGACCTCGCCGCGCGACTCATCGCCATCGAGGGCACCGACGACGATTATCAGGAGATCCTCGACACCCTGTGCGCCCTCACCGACGATGCGTCGTTGCCGGAGGGCGTCCGAGCGCTCATGGGCGATGCCCTCGTCCGGTGGAGCGGCACCGCCGTCGATGCGCGCGAGCGCGTCGCCACCGAACTGCAGCAGGTCGTGACCGCGGCCCAGAACCGCCTCGACCTCCGCGATCGCCTGGCGCTGGTCCTGGGGAACGAGCCGGAACCCGCCCCGGCCCCCGCCCCTAGGGCCCCGCGCATGCCGACACCGATCGCCACCGTCGTGACGGTCGCCACGGTGTCGTCCGAAGTGATCGGCCCGTCGGGGGCCCCGGCCGCGTTGCTCCCGCCCGAATCCGACCTCTCGCTCCTCGGCGATTTCATCGCCGAGAGCCGTGAGCTCCTCGAGCACGCGGAGGCCGCACTGCTCGGCCTCGAGGTCGACCCGGACAACGCCGAAGCGGTCAACACGATCTTCCGCGCCTTCCACACGATCAAGGGCACGTCCGCCTTCCTCGCGCTCGACTACATCACCGAGTTCGCCCACCACGCCGAGACGATCCTCAGCCGCGTGCGCGATCGGGAGATCCGCTGTACGGGTGGCTACGCCGACCTGGCGCTGCGCTCGTGCGACATGCTCCGCTCCCTGCTCGACTCCACGCAGGATGCGCTCGAAGGGCGCGGCGAGACCATTCCCGCGGGCTACGACGCCCTGCTTGCCCTCGTTCGCAACCCCGAAGCCTCCGGCGTCTCCGAACACGGACGCGCCGCGTCGTCGGGCCGCGACTTCACGCGCGGCGATCGTGCCGGCGAGGGCGCCGGAGACGAGTCGCCTGACGAGTTGGGCGCCGCGCGCGACGCCACCCCGTCGGCCGGTGCGCGCCGCGCCGGCCCCGCCGCTGAGCAGAGCGTTCGCGTCCGCACCGAGCGCCTGGATCGCCTCATCGAGATGGTGGGCGAGCTGGTCATCGCCGAATCGATGATCTCGCAGGATGCCGTCATCAAGCAGGGCGGGCACCTCGAGCTCAATCGCAAGATCTCGCACGCCGACAAGATCGTCCGTGAGCTGCAAGACCTCTCGATGGCCATGCGCATGGTGCCCCTCAAGGGCCCCTTCCAGAAGGTGGCGCGCCTCGTGCGCGACCTCGGGAGCCGCAGCGGCAAGCGCGTCGAGTTCGTCGCGGAGGGGGAGGACACCGAGATCGACCGCAACATGGTCGACTTCCTCGGTGACCCCCTCGTGCACATGGTGCGCAACTCCGTCGACCATGGCATCGAGCC
The window above is part of the Gemmatimonadota bacterium genome. Proteins encoded here:
- a CDS encoding chemotaxis protein CheA; the encoded protein is MPSHSLNDLAARLIAIEGTDDDYQEILDTLCALTDDASLPEGVRALMGDALVRWSGTAVDARERVATELQQVVTAAQNRLDLRDRLALVLGNEPEPAPAPAPRAPRMPTPIATVVTVATVSSEVIGPSGAPAALLPPESDLSLLGDFIAESRELLEHAEAALLGLEVDPDNAEAVNTIFRAFHTIKGTSAFLALDYITEFAHHAETILSRVRDREIRCTGGYADLALRSCDMLRSLLDSTQDALEGRGETIPAGYDALLALVRNPEASGVSEHGRAASSGRDFTRGDRAGEGAGDESPDELGAARDATPSAGARRAGPAAEQSVRVRTERLDRLIEMVGELVIAESMISQDAVIKQGGHLELNRKISHADKIVRELQDLSMAMRMVPLKGPFQKVARLVRDLGSRSGKRVEFVAEGEDTEIDRNMVDFLGDPLVHMVRNSVDHGIEPPDERRALGKPEHGTVRLSAYHASGNVVVELSDDGRGLNRDKIVRKAIQQGLIASAEGLSDKDVYDLIFAPGFSTADKITDVSGRGVGMDVVRRNIEALRGRVEIQSRAGQGTTFLVRLPLTLAITDGMLVRVGTERYIVPTINIHLSFRPARSALSTVAGKGEMVILRDEIMPLVRLHRVFGVSGAVEDPTEALLMVVGDGSQRTALLVDELLGQQQVVAKSLGNGLGRVNAISGGAILGDGRVGLILDVNELLTLARLGDAGDHVHSTARAVA